From the genome of Geothrix sp. 21YS21S-4, one region includes:
- a CDS encoding phospho-sugar mutase, with protein sequence MSLDSARAYLAFPHLEADLRAELEPLVARAEQGDAAALVELDDRFAEPLAFGTGGLRGFMAAGLRRMNRPNIRRATLGLAAVALRRAPGKRIAVVGYDTRIQSDTFAAESAAVLAAAGFQVFIGTRPLPTPFLCFAMRRLGAACGVIVTASHNPKEYNGFKAYNDLGGQVVEPWDAEIEAHMASLPLVPEPPRPVEGSILPIPAEVESAYVAMGLSLLQHPQPFEPVRILYTPFHGTGGAFVPTLFETAGIPLTLSPSQGIQDGAFPTAPRPNPEELAAYAAPLREAEAMGAELILANDPDADRIGVVAKRNGEWELMSGNDLAALTLDYLCAQKGRQGAVVSTVVTSDFMADVARHHGLPVVWTLTGFKNIAVCMDRLEALGEPYAFGAEESYGMLLPPDLRDKDGVTAALVVAEMAGHYKALGLGLYDAVDALMAKVGTFRNRLVNLEDPRPGGAKRFADAMGRIRAAGLGSLAGEKVVAWEDFHTGQHHVDGRSEPILDRPDRPVVALPIPRSNVLKFRLESGAFAAFRPSGTEPKLKVYLQSRGGEDLLDRLEAEARALLGL encoded by the coding sequence ATGAGCCTCGATTCAGCCCGCGCCTACCTTGCCTTTCCCCACCTCGAAGCGGACCTCCGCGCGGAGCTGGAGCCCTTGGTGGCACGGGCTGAACAGGGCGATGCCGCGGCCCTCGTGGAACTGGACGATCGGTTCGCGGAGCCCCTCGCCTTCGGTACGGGCGGACTGCGCGGCTTCATGGCCGCCGGCCTCCGCCGGATGAACCGGCCCAATATCCGCCGCGCGACGCTCGGCTTGGCCGCCGTGGCCCTCCGGCGCGCGCCCGGAAAGCGGATCGCGGTGGTGGGCTACGACACCCGCATCCAGTCCGATACCTTCGCCGCCGAGAGCGCCGCCGTCCTGGCCGCCGCGGGCTTCCAGGTGTTCATCGGCACCCGGCCCCTTCCCACGCCCTTCCTCTGCTTCGCGATGCGCCGGCTGGGCGCGGCCTGCGGCGTGATCGTGACCGCCAGCCACAATCCCAAGGAATACAACGGGTTCAAGGCCTACAACGACCTCGGCGGCCAGGTGGTGGAGCCCTGGGATGCGGAGATCGAAGCGCACATGGCCTCCCTGCCCCTGGTCCCCGAACCGCCCCGCCCCGTGGAAGGGAGCATCCTGCCCATTCCCGCGGAAGTGGAATCGGCCTACGTCGCCATGGGCCTGTCCCTGCTCCAGCATCCCCAGCCCTTCGAGCCCGTGCGGATCCTGTACACCCCCTTCCACGGGACGGGCGGAGCCTTCGTGCCCACCCTGTTCGAGACCGCGGGCATCCCCCTCACCCTCAGTCCCAGCCAGGGCATCCAGGACGGCGCCTTTCCCACCGCGCCCCGGCCCAATCCCGAGGAGCTGGCGGCCTACGCCGCACCTCTCCGGGAAGCGGAGGCCATGGGCGCCGAGCTCATCCTGGCCAACGACCCCGACGCGGACCGCATCGGCGTGGTGGCAAAGCGCAACGGCGAATGGGAGCTGATGTCCGGCAACGACCTGGCGGCCCTCACCCTGGACTACCTGTGCGCCCAGAAGGGCCGGCAGGGCGCGGTGGTGAGCACCGTGGTCACCTCCGACTTCATGGCCGACGTGGCCCGCCATCACGGACTTCCGGTCGTGTGGACCCTCACGGGCTTCAAGAACATCGCCGTGTGCATGGACCGCCTGGAGGCCCTCGGCGAGCCCTACGCGTTCGGCGCGGAGGAGAGCTACGGAATGCTGCTGCCGCCGGACCTCCGCGACAAGGATGGCGTCACCGCGGCGCTGGTGGTCGCCGAGATGGCGGGCCACTACAAAGCGCTGGGCCTCGGCCTCTATGACGCCGTGGACGCCCTGATGGCCAAGGTGGGCACCTTCCGCAACCGCCTCGTGAACCTGGAGGATCCCCGTCCCGGCGGCGCCAAGCGCTTCGCCGACGCCATGGGCCGGATCCGCGCGGCGGGCCTGGGTTCCCTGGCCGGCGAGAAGGTGGTGGCCTGGGAGGACTTCCACACGGGCCAGCACCACGTGGATGGCCGCAGCGAGCCCATCCTCGACCGCCCGGACCGCCCGGTGGTGGCCCTGCCCATCCCCCGCAGCAACGTCCTCAAGTTCCGTCTGGAGAGCGGCGCCTTCGCGGCCTTCCGCCCCAGCGGCACCGAACCCAAGCTCAAGGTCTACCTTCAGTCCCGCGGCGGAGAGGACCTCCTGGACCGCCTGGAAGCGGAAGCCCGCGCCCTGCTGGGCCTCTAA
- a CDS encoding TldD/PmbA family protein, protein MTDLTSFIPAELEVRLQEGIQHALKLGAEGAEAFVSVSRSRKAKVQNGALEDLTTSKRGGVGVRVIRGGGKGFRTGMATTTDLGAADFRGLIAQAWELSALGDEDPWLRQAEPHGADDLPSHFDPAVDNLTPGQRIGWALELEAEARKASSKVAAVRQSAWSDGSGASLLLTQKGVRAPDVWSSCSASIELAMGDGDERQAAWHWDAARRPGLDLAALGAEAARKGERKLNPQRLPAGKYRVVLDPEVAVDVLGLVAGMLDAESVLKQRSLFAGKLGESIASPLLTLVDDGRLAEAAGCPALGTKAWDAEGLPTRRNTLIEGGVLKTYLHTLKTAAEMGHAPTGSAGRGLGSQPGATTFNLFPLPGETSPEALYRMVGDGVIITEIMGLHTVDPVSGDLSVGASGLRIRGGAVAEPVDKLTFAGNLKDFLTRIVALGNDLRWYGSEAGLSILLEDISLGGA, encoded by the coding sequence GCAGCCGCAAGGCCAAGGTGCAGAACGGCGCCCTCGAGGACCTCACCACCAGCAAGCGCGGCGGCGTCGGCGTCCGCGTGATCCGCGGCGGCGGCAAGGGATTCCGCACGGGCATGGCCACCACCACGGACTTGGGCGCGGCGGATTTCCGCGGCCTCATCGCCCAGGCCTGGGAACTGAGCGCCCTGGGCGACGAGGATCCCTGGCTGCGCCAGGCGGAGCCCCACGGCGCCGACGACCTGCCCAGCCACTTCGATCCGGCGGTGGACAACCTCACGCCCGGGCAGCGCATCGGATGGGCCCTCGAGCTGGAAGCCGAAGCGCGCAAGGCGTCGTCGAAGGTGGCCGCGGTCCGCCAGTCCGCCTGGAGCGACGGGTCCGGCGCCAGCCTCCTCCTCACCCAGAAGGGCGTGCGGGCCCCGGACGTATGGTCCAGCTGCTCGGCGTCCATCGAGCTGGCCATGGGCGATGGCGATGAGCGCCAGGCCGCCTGGCACTGGGACGCCGCGCGCCGGCCGGGGCTGGATCTCGCTGCCCTCGGCGCGGAAGCCGCCCGGAAGGGCGAGCGGAAGCTCAATCCCCAGCGGCTCCCCGCGGGCAAGTACCGCGTCGTCCTGGATCCCGAAGTGGCGGTGGACGTCCTGGGCCTGGTCGCGGGCATGCTGGACGCGGAATCCGTCCTCAAGCAGCGCAGCCTGTTCGCGGGAAAGCTGGGCGAATCCATCGCGTCACCCCTGCTCACCCTGGTGGACGACGGCCGCCTGGCCGAGGCCGCGGGCTGCCCGGCTCTGGGCACCAAAGCCTGGGATGCCGAGGGTCTTCCCACCCGGCGCAACACCCTCATCGAAGGGGGCGTCCTCAAGACCTACCTCCACACCCTCAAGACCGCCGCGGAAATGGGCCACGCCCCCACGGGCAGCGCCGGACGCGGGCTGGGCAGCCAGCCTGGCGCCACGACGTTCAACCTCTTCCCCCTGCCGGGAGAGACCTCGCCGGAGGCGCTGTACCGGATGGTCGGCGACGGCGTGATCATCACGGAAATCATGGGCCTGCACACCGTGGATCCCGTCAGCGGCGATCTCAGCGTGGGCGCCTCGGGCCTCCGCATCCGCGGCGGCGCCGTGGCCGAACCGGTGGACAAGCTCACCTTCGCCGGCAACCTGAAGGACTTCCTCACCCGGATCGTGGCGCTGGGGAACGACCTCCGGTGGTACGGCAGCGAAGCCGGCTTGAGCATCCTCCTGGAGGACATCTCGCTGGGCGGCGCCTGA